From Neobacillus sp. PS2-9, the proteins below share one genomic window:
- a CDS encoding 2Fe-2S iron-sulfur cluster binding domain-containing protein, with the protein MPNIHFKNSNKRLEVPDNSNILRMSLRYDGELPNRCGGGICGTCVFKVEEGSEYLDKVKVQERRKLGEEWLGNGYRLGCQTFVTNGDITISWDEEITKQVIKKKPEKIQKEVSSVK; encoded by the coding sequence ATGCCAAACATTCATTTCAAAAACAGTAATAAGCGATTAGAGGTTCCAGACAATTCAAATATTTTGAGAATGTCACTCCGTTATGATGGGGAGTTGCCTAATCGTTGCGGTGGAGGTATTTGTGGTACCTGCGTTTTTAAAGTTGAAGAAGGTTCTGAATATCTTGATAAGGTAAAGGTACAGGAACGAAGAAAATTAGGTGAAGAGTGGTTAGGAAATGGATATCGTCTCGGGTGTCAAACCTTTGTGACAAATGGGGATATTACGATTTCTTGGGATGAGGAAATTACCAAACAAGTAATTAAGAAAAAGCCGGAAAAGATTCAAAAAGAAGTATCATCCGTAAAATAA
- a CDS encoding iron-containing redox enzyme family protein, with protein MTELLSKDEFRKELEEAIKGNHSQKAPFTVAWAEGRLERKHFASWAENHYHYVGPFADYLAYIYHNTPSDPKFESAKDFTLQNMYEEEIAADRHTDLLIRFAEACGTTRERIIDPANMAPTTLGLQSWCYAVAARENFVVATAALVVGLESQVPDIYRKQTPALREQYGFTDEEIEFFDLHIVSDEIHGERGYKIVLDHADTPELQQRCLEVVRTGAKMRRMYMDGLWREYLEQDLGALVEAK; from the coding sequence TTGACAGAATTATTATCAAAAGATGAATTTCGCAAGGAATTAGAAGAAGCTATAAAAGGAAATCATAGCCAGAAGGCTCCATTCACAGTAGCTTGGGCCGAGGGAAGACTTGAAAGAAAACATTTTGCTAGTTGGGCTGAAAATCATTACCACTATGTAGGACCGTTTGCAGATTACTTAGCTTATATTTATCACAATACTCCAAGCGATCCAAAATTCGAATCGGCAAAAGACTTTACATTACAAAACATGTATGAAGAAGAAATTGCTGCAGATCGCCATACTGATTTACTCATTCGTTTTGCTGAAGCATGTGGTACAACAAGAGAACGCATTATCGATCCGGCCAATATGGCGCCGACTACATTAGGGTTACAAAGCTGGTGCTACGCGGTTGCGGCGAGGGAAAATTTCGTTGTAGCAACAGCAGCATTAGTTGTAGGGTTAGAATCTCAAGTGCCTGATATCTATAGAAAGCAGACTCCAGCATTACGCGAACAATATGGATTTACGGATGAAGAAATTGAATTCTTCGACTTACACATCGTATCTGATGAGATCCATGGTGAGCGTGGATACAAAATTGTTCTAGACCATGCGGATACTCCTGAATTGCAGCAACGATGCCTAGAAGTTGTACGGACTGGAGCAAAAATGCGCCGTATGTACATGGATGGGCTATGGAGAGAGTATTTAGAACAAGATTTAGGCGCGTTAGTTGAAGCGAAATAA
- a CDS encoding chromate transporter produces MIYWHIFWSFFIANLLGYGGGPATIPLIQNEVVNHYHWMTLSEFGDVLAIANALPGPIATKMGGYIGFQLGGFLGAIIALIATILPSALAVILLFKFVNLFKGSPKVTLMTRAVQPIIAILLAIMAYQFFLTAFENSGIFHLILLAGVSYFALMRFKIHPSLLILCALIYGGVFLS; encoded by the coding sequence ATGATTTATTGGCACATCTTTTGGTCTTTTTTCATTGCTAATTTACTGGGTTACGGAGGGGGACCTGCGACCATTCCACTAATTCAAAATGAAGTGGTCAATCATTACCATTGGATGACCCTATCTGAGTTTGGAGATGTACTAGCAATAGCGAATGCCTTACCTGGTCCAATTGCAACTAAGATGGGGGGGTATATTGGTTTTCAGTTAGGAGGCTTTTTGGGGGCCATTATTGCACTAATTGCTACCATACTTCCTTCTGCTCTTGCTGTCATTTTATTATTTAAATTTGTAAATCTATTTAAAGGCTCTCCAAAGGTAACCTTAATGACAAGAGCAGTACAACCTATTATTGCCATCTTACTTGCCATAATGGCTTATCAGTTCTTTTTAACAGCATTTGAAAATAGTGGGATATTCCATTTAATCCTTTTGGCTGGGGTCAGTTATTTTGCTTTAATGAGATTCAAAATTCATCCCTCCTTATTAATTCTATGTGCATTAATATATGGCGGAGTATTTCTCTCGTAA
- a CDS encoding heme-binding protein, with amino-acid sequence MKSVLKLELEEAKLMIEAAKKRSEEINVLETIAICDDGGNLLALERMNGARITGPEIAIAKAYTAAGHKRSTHLFNKEPNGPALPGNEAFGIQMMLPGKFAIFVGGFPIVVNGEVVGGIGVSGGNGEQDTAVGTAALQALQSYLASAGLEVITSADIKK; translated from the coding sequence ATGAAATCAGTTCTAAAATTAGAATTAGAAGAAGCTAAATTAATGATAGAGGCTGCGAAAAAGAGGTCAGAAGAAATCAATGTCCTTGAAACAATTGCTATTTGTGATGACGGGGGAAACCTACTTGCTCTTGAACGAATGAATGGAGCACGTATTACAGGACCAGAGATTGCGATTGCTAAAGCCTACACTGCTGCAGGACATAAACGCTCCACCCATTTATTTAACAAAGAACCTAATGGTCCTGCCCTTCCAGGAAATGAAGCATTTGGAATCCAAATGATGCTCCCTGGAAAATTCGCTATTTTTGTAGGTGGTTTTCCTATTGTTGTAAATGGAGAAGTAGTAGGTGGAATTGGTGTAAGTGGTGGAAACGGTGAGCAAGATACGGCCGTAGGAACAGCCGCACTACAAGCCTTACAAAGCTATTTGGCTAGTGCGGGGCTAGAAGTAATCACCTCGGCGGATATAAAAAAGTAA
- a CDS encoding chromate transporter, producing the protein MKRYKKGESQLKAYLELALGFARTGVTGYGGGPSTIPLIEFEAVKKYKWMTEEEFVEILALANTMPGPIATKMAAYIGYKVKGSIGAIVAILTHILPSIIGMIALLGVLYSYKDSPIVSGMVQGVTPVIGFMLIEMAYRFFQNGRKGLGLQKMVTLSVVSLVFVQFLGLHPGILIGIFLIVAYLIADRKEKAATGTTEVLIQRKEKSS; encoded by the coding sequence ATGAAAAGGTATAAAAAGGGGGAGAGTCAACTGAAAGCCTATCTGGAGTTAGCACTTGGATTTGCCCGCACTGGTGTAACCGGTTATGGGGGCGGCCCCTCGACTATACCGTTGATAGAGTTTGAGGCCGTCAAAAAATATAAATGGATGACAGAAGAAGAGTTTGTTGAGATTTTAGCCTTAGCTAATACCATGCCAGGCCCGATTGCTACTAAAATGGCAGCGTATATCGGATATAAAGTTAAAGGGTCTATTGGGGCAATAGTCGCCATCCTAACTCACATTCTTCCTTCTATTATTGGCATGATCGCTTTATTAGGTGTTCTTTATTCTTACAAGGATTCGCCCATTGTCAGCGGAATGGTCCAAGGAGTTACCCCTGTTATTGGCTTTATGTTAATCGAAATGGCGTATCGATTTTTCCAAAATGGTCGTAAAGGGTTAGGGTTACAAAAAATGGTTACTCTTTCAGTGGTATCTCTGGTCTTTGTTCAGTTCCTTGGTTTACATCCGGGAATCTTAATAGGTATTTTTCTAATCGTTGCCTACTTGATTGCAGATCGTAAAGAAAAAGCTGCTACAGGCACCACTGAGGTACTTATTCAGAGAAAGGAAAAAAGCTCATGA
- a CDS encoding GntR family transcriptional regulator produces MDIRWEENNLLSIREHAYLFLKEMILEGELKAGDRLIERELAGKLNISRTPIREALFRLESQGFVKTVPRKGVVVSNISESEVIEVFTILASLEVLAVKLAAQRMDQETQLELEQKIQELLALEKQSEEDFNLEHIQMNRLINKASKSPKLFEILSGLIDYIHMAANMGYETPGRRKESLREHIDIMKALRDKETELAEYLMRIHIENSKKAYINYIKNIKEKMNRKDKVKST; encoded by the coding sequence ATGGACATAAGATGGGAGGAAAATAATCTTTTATCGATTCGTGAACATGCCTATTTGTTTCTAAAGGAAATGATTTTGGAAGGCGAATTGAAGGCAGGTGACCGTTTAATTGAAAGAGAACTTGCAGGGAAATTAAACATAAGTAGAACGCCTATAAGGGAAGCATTATTCCGGCTTGAGTCTCAAGGCTTTGTTAAAACGGTTCCCAGGAAAGGGGTCGTCGTTTCGAATATTTCTGAAAGTGAAGTAATTGAGGTTTTTACAATCCTTGCTTCGTTAGAGGTTTTGGCCGTAAAGTTGGCAGCACAACGAATGGATCAAGAAACTCAGTTAGAACTAGAACAAAAGATTCAAGAACTGTTAGCATTAGAAAAGCAATCGGAAGAGGATTTTAATCTTGAACATATTCAGATGAACCGGTTGATAAATAAAGCATCTAAAAGTCCAAAATTATTCGAAATTTTATCTGGCCTTATCGATTATATACACATGGCAGCTAATATGGGCTACGAGACTCCAGGTAGAAGGAAAGAATCATTAAGAGAGCATATTGATATCATGAAAGCTTTAAGGGATAAAGAAACGGAATTAGCAGAGTATTTAATGAGAATCCATATTGAAAACTCTAAAAAAGCATATATCAACTATATAAAAAATATTAAAGAGAAAATGAATAGAAAAGATAAAGTGAAAAGCACTTAA
- a CDS encoding aldehyde dehydrogenase family protein: MKKVIVVLTTKVATFNNYINGEWQESVSKKTFNSVNPANNEDIVGSFQASNEQDVQLAIESAQTAFPSWSQTAPSKRASILNQAASFLEQNVQSLAEELTREEGKHVDDAKNEVLRSAQTLRYYAVEGQSFTGETFPNDDSNMKVSTEREPLGVVSVITPWNFPLSIPARKIAPALITGNTVVFKPSSDTPLIALRLVEALDKAGIPKGVINFVTGKASNVGDLLVTHPSVRAVTFTGSTAAGEDIHKKAGFTTRTQMELGGKNPLIVMDDADLNLAATLVVNGGFSLTGQACTGTSRVIVLRDVKDEFVQKLVEKTSALKIGHGFEPGVKIGPLANEKQLKNVLKYVEYGKQDGATLEYGGDHLTSGEYQKGFYVKPAIFTNVNPNSRIAMEEIFGPVVAVIEVDTYEEAIAIANDVEYGLSASIVTNNLKIANQFTKDIQAGTVKVNRTTTGNLMNAPFGGLKKSSTSTFRESGRVGLEFFTQLKTVYMGY, from the coding sequence ATGAAAAAGGTGATCGTAGTGCTTACAACAAAAGTAGCAACCTTCAATAATTATATTAATGGAGAATGGCAAGAATCAGTAAGCAAGAAAACGTTTAATAGTGTGAACCCAGCCAATAACGAAGATATTGTCGGCAGTTTCCAAGCATCAAACGAACAGGATGTCCAATTAGCAATTGAATCTGCCCAAACGGCCTTTCCTAGCTGGTCTCAAACTGCACCATCAAAACGGGCGTCCATCTTAAATCAAGCGGCAAGTTTTTTAGAACAAAATGTTCAATCCCTTGCTGAAGAGTTAACTAGAGAAGAAGGTAAGCACGTTGATGATGCCAAGAATGAAGTGTTACGTTCTGCGCAAACTCTTCGGTATTATGCAGTAGAAGGTCAAAGCTTTACAGGGGAGACCTTTCCAAATGATGACTCAAATATGAAAGTTTCAACCGAAAGAGAACCACTTGGAGTAGTGAGTGTAATTACTCCTTGGAACTTTCCACTTTCTATTCCTGCTAGAAAAATTGCTCCTGCATTAATCACAGGAAATACGGTTGTTTTTAAACCTTCTTCTGATACTCCACTGATCGCCTTACGTTTAGTCGAAGCATTGGATAAGGCTGGAATTCCTAAAGGTGTTATTAACTTTGTAACAGGAAAAGCATCTAACGTAGGTGATTTGTTGGTGACGCATCCTTCTGTTCGGGCAGTGACTTTTACAGGATCAACAGCAGCAGGGGAAGATATTCATAAAAAGGCAGGATTTACGACCCGTACACAAATGGAGCTTGGAGGGAAAAATCCGTTAATTGTTATGGATGATGCCGACCTCAATCTAGCAGCTACGTTGGTTGTTAACGGAGGGTTTTCCTTAACGGGGCAAGCATGTACAGGAACCAGCAGGGTCATTGTTTTAAGAGATGTTAAAGACGAATTCGTTCAAAAACTTGTGGAAAAGACTAGTGCCCTTAAAATAGGACATGGTTTTGAGCCTGGTGTTAAAATTGGGCCGCTTGCGAATGAAAAGCAATTGAAAAATGTCTTGAAATATGTGGAATATGGAAAACAAGATGGTGCGACATTGGAATACGGTGGGGACCATTTAACTTCTGGTGAATACCAAAAGGGATTTTATGTTAAGCCAGCAATTTTTACAAATGTTAACCCCAATTCCCGAATTGCGATGGAAGAGATCTTTGGTCCGGTTGTGGCTGTGATAGAAGTAGATACATATGAAGAAGCTATCGCTATTGCAAATGATGTCGAGTACGGCTTGTCTGCCTCAATCGTGACGAATAATCTAAAGATTGCCAACCAATTTACTAAGGACATACAAGCAGGGACAGTAAAAGTGAATCGCACTACAACCGGTAATTTAATGAATGCACCTTTTGGAGGTCTAAAAAAATCAAGCACGTCCACCTTCCGGGAGTCAGGAAGAGTTGGTTTAGAATTTTTCACTCAATTAAAAACTGTGTATATGGGTTATTAA
- a CDS encoding creatininase family protein → MNSYDLTAMTWKEVEEALQTVKFAIIPIGAHEQHGPHMVESCDAVLAERMAKKLGERMFPYALVTPTINMGVSPHHLNFPGTISLQPTTLIAILKDVISSLKHHGVKKFLLLNSHGGNQSTLNVASMIITKELNVEVYYAKTTASAKEAIKEHVKSTLFGHSCEREVSEALYLAPELVRPEQLEKGDIQVEGRWKQLRPGKAIQGFYYYEEMTKNGCIGDGTKASWEIGRQIVEESLDQLTLELYKLINIKVDVQN, encoded by the coding sequence TTGAATAGTTATGATCTTACAGCCATGACATGGAAAGAAGTAGAAGAAGCTTTACAGACTGTGAAGTTTGCTATTATTCCAATTGGGGCACATGAACAGCATGGACCACATATGGTAGAAAGCTGTGATGCAGTCTTAGCAGAAAGAATGGCGAAGAAACTAGGTGAAAGAATGTTTCCCTATGCGCTAGTTACTCCTACAATTAATATGGGTGTTTCACCACATCATTTGAATTTTCCAGGGACCATATCGTTGCAGCCAACGACGTTAATAGCCATTTTAAAGGATGTCATTTCATCCTTAAAGCATCATGGTGTGAAAAAGTTTTTATTATTAAATTCTCACGGTGGAAACCAATCGACGCTTAATGTTGCTTCAATGATAATAACGAAAGAATTGAATGTTGAAGTTTATTATGCCAAAACGACAGCTTCTGCAAAAGAGGCAATTAAAGAGCATGTGAAATCCACATTGTTTGGCCATAGCTGCGAACGAGAAGTTTCAGAAGCACTCTATTTAGCACCAGAGCTCGTCCGTCCTGAACAATTAGAGAAAGGTGATATTCAGGTAGAAGGAAGATGGAAACAGCTTAGACCTGGTAAAGCAATTCAAGGGTTTTATTACTACGAAGAAATGACCAAAAATGGTTGTATTGGTGATGGAACCAAAGCAAGCTGGGAGATAGGGCGGCAGATTGTCGAAGAGTCATTAGATCAACTTACTCTAGAACTTTATAAATTAATCAATATTAAAGTAGATGTGCAAAATTAA
- a CDS encoding 2Fe-2S iron-sulfur cluster-binding protein: MPKVILHVDGTTIEQEVKDNANLVVLAGTRQLPKLKYGCGMGRCTKCSCIVINGADSLAPPNWKEEKMLGEKVNEGYRLTCQLTIQQDIEISQENITIQAPKKKSAYQA; encoded by the coding sequence ATGCCAAAAGTTATTCTTCATGTAGATGGGACAACAATTGAACAAGAAGTAAAAGATAATGCCAATTTAGTAGTGCTAGCTGGGACACGCCAATTGCCTAAATTAAAGTATGGTTGTGGTATGGGACGATGTACTAAATGTTCGTGTATTGTTATAAACGGCGCAGACTCATTAGCACCACCAAATTGGAAAGAAGAAAAAATGCTAGGTGAAAAAGTAAATGAGGGATACCGTCTTACATGTCAATTAACAATTCAACAAGATATTGAAATCTCTCAAGAAAATATTACAATCCAGGCTCCAAAGAAAAAATCAGCATATCAAGCATAA